In the Neofelis nebulosa isolate mNeoNeb1 chromosome 11, mNeoNeb1.pri, whole genome shotgun sequence genome, one interval contains:
- the ZNF396 gene encoding zinc finger protein 396 isoform X1 has translation MSAKLRKSSLHPQPSEESDSIVIVKMEEEEQICDLDPSLPWSTSCSPETFHQRFRHFGYQESPGPREALNRLRELCHQWLRPEVNSKEQILELLVLEQFLAILPEELQAWLREHRPKNGEQAVTMLEELEKELDGPTEQVFFGQNEDMLAEKLTPWEIHRESPNSQIKPIKKQLPLTSQEFHSRQKAKESKTINVNSASRQKTPPAIELPYNISDTLHMNASQSFTYRRACEQDNGFERKQRKPSGKKQHKCDECGKVFSQSSALILHHRIHSGEKPYACDVCAKAFSRSAVLIQHRRTHTGEKPYKCHECGKAFSQSSNLLRHRKRHTKEKVPSVL, from the exons ATGTCTGCAAAATTGAGAAAGTCCTCACTCCATCCACAACCTTCAGAGGAGTCTGACAGCATTGTGATAGTGAAGATGGAAGAGGAAGAGCAGATCTGTGATCTGGACCCCAGCCTCCCCTGGAGCACCTCCTGCAGCCCAGAGACCTTCCACCAGCGGTTCAGGCACTTTGGCTACCAGGAGTCGCCTGGGCCCCGGGAGGCTCTGAACCGGCTCCGGGAGCTTTGCCATCAGTGGCTGAGGCCCGAGGTGAACTCCAAGGAGCAGATCCTGGAGCTGCTGGTGCTGGAGCAGTTCCTGGCCATCCTGCCTGAGGAGCTGCAGGCCTGGCTGCGAGAACACCGGCCCAAGAACGGAGAGCAAGCCGTGACTATGCTGGAGGAGCTGGAGAAAGAGCTTGACGGGCCAACTGAGCAG GTGTTTTTTGGACAAAATGAGGACATGCTTGCAGAGAAGTTGACACCTTGGGAAATTCATCGGGAATCACCAAATAGCCAGATCAAGCCCATTAAGAAGCAGCTGCCATTAACATCACAGGAGTTTCACTCAAGACAAAAAG CTAAAGAGAGCAAAACTATCAATGTGAATTCGGCTTCGAGGCAAAAGACTCCTCCAGCCATAGAACTGCCTTACAATATTTCTGACACCCTTCATATGAATGCTTCCCAGAGTTTCACGTATAGAAGAGCTTGTGAACAAGATAATGGGtttgaaagaaaacagagaaagccttctggaaaaaaacaacataagTGTGATGAATGTGGCAAAGTCTTCAGTCAGAGCTCAGCCCTTATCCTACATCATAGAATCCAcagtggagagaaaccttatgcATGTGATGTGTGTGCGAAGGCTTTTAGCCGAAGTGCAGTCCTGATTCAGCATCGAAGAACTCACACTGGGGAAAAACCCTACAAGTGtcatgaatgtgggaaagcctttagtcAGAGCTCAAATCTTCTCAGACATAGGAAAAGACACACTAAAGAAAAAGTCCCATCAGTGTTGTAA
- the ZNF396 gene encoding zinc finger protein 396 isoform X2, producing MSAKLRKSSLHPQPSEESDSIVIVKMEEEEQICDLDPSLPWSTSCSPETFHQRFRHFGYQESPGPREALNRLRELCHQWLRPEVNSKEQILELLVLEQFLAILPEELQAWLREHRPKNGEQAVTMLEELEKELDGPTEQVFFGQNEDMLAEKLTPWEIHRESPNSQIKPIKKQLPLTSQEFHSRQKGKRASGITSRIKSGRKRKWSSSNDHLLY from the exons ATGTCTGCAAAATTGAGAAAGTCCTCACTCCATCCACAACCTTCAGAGGAGTCTGACAGCATTGTGATAGTGAAGATGGAAGAGGAAGAGCAGATCTGTGATCTGGACCCCAGCCTCCCCTGGAGCACCTCCTGCAGCCCAGAGACCTTCCACCAGCGGTTCAGGCACTTTGGCTACCAGGAGTCGCCTGGGCCCCGGGAGGCTCTGAACCGGCTCCGGGAGCTTTGCCATCAGTGGCTGAGGCCCGAGGTGAACTCCAAGGAGCAGATCCTGGAGCTGCTGGTGCTGGAGCAGTTCCTGGCCATCCTGCCTGAGGAGCTGCAGGCCTGGCTGCGAGAACACCGGCCCAAGAACGGAGAGCAAGCCGTGACTATGCTGGAGGAGCTGGAGAAAGAGCTTGACGGGCCAACTGAGCAG GTGTTTTTTGGACAAAATGAGGACATGCTTGCAGAGAAGTTGACACCTTGGGAAATTCATCGGGAATCACCAAATAGCCAGATCAAGCCCATTAAGAAGCAGCTGCCATTAACATCACAGGAGTTTCACTCAAGACAAAAAG GCAAGAGAGCTTCAGGAATAACATCCAGGATCaagtcaggaagaaaaaggaagtggaGCTCCAGCAATGACCATCTCCTTTACTAG